In Bradyrhizobium sp. CCBAU 051011, the following are encoded in one genomic region:
- a CDS encoding response regulator transcription factor encodes MSNPIISIIDDDGSVRAATHNLVRSLGYVVNTFASAEEFLRSPRLNDTSCVITDIRMPAMSGLDLQAHLLATGRKFPFIFVTAFSVESDRDRAMKAGATCFLSKPFDGETLIQCLEAALASNRQSATR; translated from the coding sequence TTGTCCAACCCGATCATATCAATCATCGACGATGACGGATCGGTTCGCGCCGCGACCCACAATCTCGTGCGGTCGCTCGGCTACGTCGTGAATACATTTGCGTCGGCCGAGGAATTCCTGCGATCGCCGCGTCTGAATGATACGTCATGCGTGATAACGGATATCAGAATGCCCGCCATGAGCGGGCTCGACCTGCAGGCTCATTTACTCGCCACCGGACGCAAATTTCCGTTCATCTTCGTCACGGCCTTTTCGGTCGAAAGCGACCGCGACCGCGCCATGAAGGCGGGAGCGACCTGTTTCCTGAGCAAACCGTTCGATGGGGAAACGCTGATCCAGTGCCTCGAAGCCGCGCTGGCGTCAAACCGCCAGTCCGCAACCAGATGA
- a CDS encoding response regulator transcription factor, with protein MTGRRPSPSLASAEEPIVFVIDDDASVREALSSLFRSVGLRVEAFGSAHEFLQCKLPNVPSCLILDIRLPRLSGLDFQAELAKADIQIPIIFMTGHGDIPMTVRAMKAGAVDFLTKPFRDQDMLDAVTAAIERDRNSRDEAKVLSNLQELFATLTPRERQVMALVTTGLMNKQIAAEIGLAEITVKIHRGHIMRKMGAKSLPDLVRMAELLGIGPASGQPQT; from the coding sequence ATGACCGGACGCCGGCCATCGCCTTCCCTCGCAAGCGCCGAGGAGCCGATCGTCTTCGTCATCGACGACGATGCGTCGGTACGTGAGGCACTGAGCAGCCTCTTCCGGTCAGTGGGATTGCGCGTCGAGGCGTTCGGCTCGGCTCACGAGTTTCTGCAATGCAAGCTTCCGAACGTCCCCAGTTGCCTGATCCTCGATATCAGGCTGCCCCGCCTGAGCGGTCTCGACTTCCAGGCCGAACTCGCCAAGGCCGACATTCAGATCCCGATCATCTTCATGACGGGTCATGGCGATATTCCGATGACGGTCCGCGCCATGAAGGCCGGGGCCGTCGATTTTCTGACCAAGCCGTTCCGCGATCAGGACATGCTGGATGCCGTAACCGCGGCAATCGAACGCGACCGCAACAGCCGCGATGAGGCGAAGGTTCTCTCAAACCTGCAGGAGCTCTTCGCGACCCTCACTCCCCGGGAGCGGCAGGTGATGGCGCTCGTTACGACGGGGCTCATGAACAAGCAAATTGCAGCCGAAATTGGCCTGGCCGAGATCACCGTGAAGATACATCGCGGGCACATCATGCGGAAAATGGGGGCGAAATCGCTGCCTGACCTGGTGAGGATGGCCGAGCTGCTCGGGATCGGGCCCGCATCCGGCCAGCCGCAAACCTAA
- a CDS encoding methylated-DNA--[protein]-cysteine S-methyltransferase, translating into MPEHFSLDHLPTPIGTALLVTDADGLLRALDWEDYEPRMMQLLRLHYGAVNLNDARAPRDLRAALTGYFNGDLDRLAAIEWRVAGTPFQQKIWHALPKIAAGTTMSYGALAAKLRMPRAVRAVGHANGSNPISVVLPCHRLIGANGSLVKYGGGLERKRWLLKHEGVEI; encoded by the coding sequence ATGCCCGAGCACTTCAGCCTCGACCACCTGCCGACGCCGATCGGGACCGCGCTGTTGGTCACCGACGCGGATGGCCTGCTCCGCGCGCTCGATTGGGAAGACTATGAGCCGCGCATGATGCAATTGCTGCGGCTGCATTATGGTGCGGTGAATTTGAACGATGCGCGGGCGCCACGCGATCTACGTGCTGCCTTGACCGGCTATTTCAACGGCGACCTTGATCGCCTCGCTGCGATCGAATGGCGCGTTGCCGGCACGCCGTTCCAGCAGAAGATCTGGCACGCACTGCCGAAGATCGCGGCGGGGACGACGATGAGCTACGGCGCGCTCGCTGCAAAGCTCCGGATGCCGCGCGCCGTCCGCGCCGTCGGCCACGCCAACGGTTCGAATCCGATCAGCGTGGTGCTGCCCTGCCACCGCCTGATCGGCGCCAACGGCTCGCTGGTGAAGTACGGCGGCGGGCTCGAGCGCAAGCGCTGGCTGCTCAAGCATGAGGGCGTGGAGATCTAA